The genomic DNA TTCTTCTTGTGGGAGCCACTGGCCTGGTCGGGAACAGGTTTTGAGCCAGGCGCTTGACGACCCGCGCGTCCACACGCTGGTGACGCCCACACGTCGCCCCCTGGCCATAACCCATGACAAACTGGTCGCACCAATCGTGCGCTTTGACGATCTGCCGGCAAACGCCGACTGGTGGCAGGCCGACGCTGCCATCTGCACGCTGGGCACGACAATCAAAAAGGCCGGTTCCCGGGAAAAGTTCCGCGAGGTGGACCATGACTATCCCCTCGCCGTGGCCCGACTCGCCAGAATGCACGGCACCCCGAGTTTCGCCATCGTCTCCGCCATGGGGGCGAACCCCAATTCCCTTTTCTTCTATTCACGGGTAAAGGGAGAACTGGAAGCCGACTTGACGGCGCTGCTCTTTCCCTCGCTCACACTGGTGCGCCCGGCGCTCATCGGCGGCCACAGGAAAGAGCGCCGCCCTGCCGAACAAATGGCCATGAAGGTGCTGCAACTGCTCAATCCGCTGATTCCAAAGTCTTTGCGCATCAAT from Desulfovibrio sp. includes the following:
- a CDS encoding oxidoreductase; translated protein: MSQALDDPRVHTLVTPTRRPLAITHDKLVAPIVRFDDLPANADWWQADAAICTLGTTIKKAGSREKFREVDHDYPLAVARLARMHGTPSFAIVSAMGANPNSLFFYSRVKGELEADLTALLFPSLTLVRPALIGGHRKERRPAEQMAMKVLQLLNPLIPKSLRINASATIARALLDAALQGRTGIRVITSAQMS